TGATTACGACCGGCACTTTCGAACCGATGGAGTCCTCCGGGGCGATTTTGAACCTGGGACAAACTGATCCACCGATCAAAATCCGTCAATGTTGGCTCGATCAGGTTCCCGCCTACGCCGGATTTGGCGCGGTTGACCTCTACATCGGCGCGAGTCAAATGCCGGATTATCCCGGCGCAGCGGAGGGCGGTGATCACGAGCTCAGTCGGGAACGAGGCGGTGGCCATGTAATTGCGGATTTGATTGCGGGACGGAACGTGAAGCTGCGGGCGATCGGCCAAGGCACTGACTGCTATCCCCGGGTAACCTTGGAAACGACGATTAGCAAAGCGACGATTAACCAATTTTATTTGTTTAATCCACGGAACCTCTACCAAAATTTTATTGTGGGGACAAATGCTGGTGATCGGCCACTGTATACCTATCTCGGCATGCTCCAACCTCATCTGGGCAATGCAGTTTATGCCAATCCGGGGGCCCTTTCCCCGCTTCTCAATGACCCGGAGCTGAATGTAATTGGGGTCGGTACCCGCATCCTCTTGGGCGGTGCACCGGGCTATATCACCTGGGAAGGCACACAGCATTTCCCGTTGCAAAAGCGACTACCCAATCAGACGCCGATCGGGCCGGCAGCGACGGTCGCGTTGATTGGCGATGCGAAGCAAATGGACCCCAAATGGGTGCGTGGTTGCTATTTCAAAGGCTATGGTGCGTCGATCATGCTGGGCGTGGCCGTACCTTTAGCCGTATTAAACGAACGCGTTGTGGAGCAGGCCGCCGTGGAAGATACAGACCTAGTGGCACCGATCGTCGA
Above is a window of Romeriopsis navalis LEGE 11480 DNA encoding:
- a CDS encoding homocysteine biosynthesis protein, yielding MPQWSVTIEPENLLGSRFSNCISNDCLMRSIAQINEKIQAQTATVLTVTELKARVRQVGIHQTAQEVDVITTGTFEPMESSGAILNLGQTDPPIKIRQCWLDQVPAYAGFGAVDLYIGASQMPDYPGAAEGGDHELSRERGGGHVIADLIAGRNVKLRAIGQGTDCYPRVTLETTISKATINQFYLFNPRNLYQNFIVGTNAGDRPLYTYLGMLQPHLGNAVYANPGALSPLLNDPELNVIGVGTRILLGGAPGYITWEGTQHFPLQKRLPNQTPIGPAATVALIGDAKQMDPKWVRGCYFKGYGASIMLGVAVPLAVLNERVVEQAAVEDTDLVAPIVDFSIPRRVRPTFGLVSYAQLKSGKLVIDGKVVRVAPLASLYRSQAMAQTLQQQIQAGTFLLSEAVAPLPNDRLFLPQDIRGGQAD